A single window of Camelus ferus isolate YT-003-E chromosome 7, BCGSAC_Cfer_1.0, whole genome shotgun sequence DNA harbors:
- the TMEM229A gene encoding transmembrane protein 229A, whose amino-acid sequence MGRAGRRGVAASVTLPEPAAEAAGLSRGGDGVCTSLCVSPPGPGATAPRRAAVPDRPRSVSAGAGPRHLAPDWRRGRGGAAAGGLRDPGGPPVPRSHQLRPPPGHGRDGAPRAPPGGWQLPGGGARLGPLAPKLRAPGGGGGGSGSGAISGTSAASEPMAGSDADGEGLARRGGAARHSVAPGGRGGEAAASRPEPLSTAETPAEGAALPAWMRLYFYGMHGITLDVLLSSAWRFVRSPDLRMLGFSSPYRCLLHSLTHFALEKVYLQQQRCPSAFVFNFLLYPSAHVGLQTLAGQALLLSLGSRPGGAAAPGALDLALQYVLALYHCQVFLKRFLRLRYQRQQQQQQPRRASPAPPGARAPAAGGGRRRRPRGPRGAGGAPSQGLPDLILFLFFGMHGFLDEIFFTFFFNLLGQGDGTTSGHTSLWSFFIYGSCSFVVDKLYLHLRYSRGWGTWKRVPIYVIFIYAWELLWGLGLRTWGACSWDYSHYPLNFMGLITLMYLPGWIFLSVYQDLLSNVLWRVHYVPTN is encoded by the coding sequence ATGGGGAGGGCGGGGAGAAGGGGCGTCGCTGCCAGCGTTACGCTTCCAGAGCCTGCAGCAGAGGCGGCGGGGCTGAGCCGCGGAGGAGATGGGGTTTGCACCAGCCTCTGCGTTTCTCCTCCCGGCCCCGGTGCCACCGCCCCTCGCCGGGCCGCGGTGCCGGATAGGCCGCGCAGTGTGAGCGCGGGCGCCGGCCCGCGGCACCTCGCCCCGGACTGGAGAAGAGGGCGCGGCGGGGCCGCGGCGGGGGGACTTCGCGATCCGGGCGGCCCGCCCGTCCCCCGATCGCACCAGCTCCGGCCGCCGCCGGGCCACGGCCGGGACGGAGCTCCCCGCGCGCCCCCCGGGGGCTGGCAGCTGCCGGGAGGCGGCGCGAGGCTCGGCCCCTTGGCCCCGAAGCTCCGCGCACCCgggggtggcggcggcggcagcggcagcggcgcgATCTCGGGCACCTCGGCAGCCTCCGAGCCGATGGCGGGCAGCGACGCGGACGGCGAGGGTCTGGCGAGGAGGGGTGGTGCGGCGCGGCATTCCGTGGCCCCCGGCGGACGGGGAGGCGAGGCTGCCGCCAGCCGCCCCGAGCCGCTGTCCACTGCTGAAACGCCGGCCGAGGGCGCCGCGCTGCCCGCCTGGATGCGCCTCTACTTCTACGGGATGCACGGGATCACCCTGGACGTGCTCCTGTCCTCGGCGTGGCGCTTCGTTCGCAGCCCGGACCTCCGGATGCTGGGCTTCTCCTCGCCCTACCGCTGCCTCCTGCACTCGCTCACCCACTTTGCCCTGGAGAAGGTCTACCTGCAGCAACAGCGCTGTCCCAGCGCCTTCGTCTTCAATTTCCTCCTCTACCCCTCGGCCCACGTGGGGCTGCAGACCCTAGCGGGCCAGGCGCTGCTGCTCAGCCTGGGCAGCCGGCCCGGGGGCGCAGCGGCGCCGGGAGCGCTGGACCTGGCGCTGCAGTATGTACTGGCGCTCTACCACTGCCAAGTGTTCCTGAAGCGCTTCCTGCGCTTGCGGtaccagaggcagcagcagcagcaacagccgCGGCGCGCGTCCCCCGCCCCGCCAGGCGCCCGGGCCCCCGCGGCAGGGGGTGGCCGCCGCCGGCGGCCTCGCGGGCCCAGGGGCGCCGGGGGAGCCCCCAGCCAGGGACTCCCGGACCtgatcctctttcttttctttggaatgCACGGCTTTTTGGATGAGATCTTCTTCACCTTCTTCTTTAACCTGCTGGGGCAGGGGGACGGGACAACCAGCGGCCACACGTCCCTCTGGTCCTTCTTTATATACGGCAGCTGCAGTTTCGTGGTAGACAAGCTCTACCTCCACCTCCGCTACAGTCGGGGCTGGGGCACCTGGAAGCGAGTGCCCATCTACGTGATCTTCATCTACGCGTGGGAGTTACTGTGGGGTCTGGGACTCCGCACTTGGGGCGCTTGTTCCTGGGACTATTCTCACTATCCGCTCAATTTCATGGGCCTTATCACTCTGATGTATTTACCTGGTTGGATATTCCTTAGCGTGTACCAGGACCTACTTTCTAACGTATTGTGGCGGGTGCATTACGTACCAACTAactaa